The DNA region TTTGGgtttaggaaaggaaagcagtagCTGGACCAAGCAGAAGCAGTTCTCTCCTGTGGATCGCTGTCCACAAAGCCCCATCTAGTGGTATATTTTGTGATGAATTGATGTTGCGCCCATTGGGaataaaaaatgacaaatcACTTCATCCCTCTGCGTCCTGCAGGTACACGGCACCTCTGGAGGCACTTGTTTATTTAGCTGGGGTTTGGCTTGCTAAACTGAGCAAGGCTTGAGCGGCAGGATTGGTGTCAGCCCTCTTTAGGGGTGTCCTGACCTTGCATGACCTTGAGATCATCCCCAGCTGTCGTCCACAGCTTTCCTGCCTGCAAAAGGGGACAATGCTGGGCTGCCCCGCGGGATGCTGTGTGGCTGGACCCGGTGGCAATCAGCAGAGCTCTGGCAGAAGGTGCCATCAGAGCAGGATTGCGGGTGCTGGCAGTTTGGGAATACACAGCCCGGGGTGTCTTGTCTCAGAGCTGATGCAAACATTATGGAGGAGAGAGCAGGCAGCCGGAGTTGGTCATGGGACTTTGCAGGCACAGAAGCACCTTCCCTGTTTTAGAAGCTGTAGAATCAGctccattgatttttttttttttttcccctggtggCCTGATTCAGCGTCTGCCAATGTAAAGCTTAGCTGGGAGTCGGTTTGGCTTCTGTAAGGCGAGAAATAAATTTCATTGATCCAGGGTGCCCTTCTGCATCCTGCTTTGGTTGAACTAGTCCTGCATCTAGACAGGCAAGTAACTTGTAAAGCACTGGGGGTGGGAGAAAGCcactgaaaaaacccagcctGGATCTGCTGAGATAGGAAGTAGAGAGGTGGGACCCGATCTGAGGAAAGTCCTGGGAGCACTGCAAGCCCACCAGTGCTTTCTCAGAAACTTTTAGCCATTTCTTCTGTAGATTGACTGGGGACACAATCTAGAGCATCTGTGGACAGAAAAAATTCCCCAGGCTTGTTGAGGCAGGTACGGCGGCAGGCTGGGAGCAGTaaggctggcagggctgtgctccGCACTGCTTGTACTGGGCCACCGCTGAGGCCAAGCGCTGATGCACAGCAGTCAAGCTAATGGTGCTATGCAGGCATTCCCAGAGAAGATGCCATTTGCTAGTAATGCTTGAGGTTTCCGGCAAGCAGAAAGCAGGAGTCACTCAGTTATCTGAGGAGTCAAGAGCATGAGCTGAACTTGGAAGGCTTTGAAGGAAACAGTAAGTTTGGGCTTGGGTCCTCTCTTAAGAGCTTGTCATTTCACCCAAAGGAGATGGTTTGAGCAATACAAATGTCAGCAGCAATGTTTCAGTACGTTTGCTACAAGCCTGATTGTTGCAACCAAGAACCCAAAATACCTGCCTTTCCTCTGCCGCAGGCAGCACTGGACATGcttaaacacaaacacaaacagtAGTTCAGGCAGAATATGAAACAGCTGagtttttgtctcttctttccccttccttcccccccctcACTACCAGTTACTTCTGTCCTGCACAGGACActatggaaagagtagtcaagcgttggaacaggctgcccagagaggtggtgcagtcaccatccctggaggtgttaaaaaaatgggcagacgtggcacttggggacatggtttagtgggcatggtggtgttgggttgatgattggaatgatgatcttagggtcctttccaatcttaatgattcctagtttttactttcattataattaatccagccaccaagccaggaaacatgaaattgctactctacccttaattggtttagtgatggacttggcagtgctaggttaacagttgggcttgatgatcttaaaggtcttttccaacctaaatgattctatgattctatgattctatgaaatgtgCCCAGAGAACCTGCTCCCAGACTCTTCACTCCTACCTGGCCTTCTGGCATCGTGAATTCATTTCTCAACCCCTAACCTCAGGCATATCTTGGACTAGTTTATCTTCCATGATTTCCCAAATTCCCCCGCTCTCCCCAGATAGAGCAGGCCTGCTGCACGCTGTCCCACTCCACAGCTGAAAATGCCCTTGTGCCTTTCCAACATCATCGGTCACTGCTAGTTTTATGTAACACCAGCTTGAAGGTCTAGACACTTCCAGGGTTTGTGCACACTTTATTAAAGAGGAGCAGGACTCTGCTCCACAGCAGAAACTGCACCAAGGTGACCTTGGGCCAGGCTGCCACACTACATTTCCCGGGAAAAGAGCCTTGCTGTGCCCCTTCGCAgggctccagctgcagaggggagTGGGGACAACCAATACCGGttttaaataactgtatttGTGCATGTTAAAGATCTGCCCCCCAGCTCCATATGCACAGACTCCAGGTCAACCCTTGCCAAGTCTAAAAGGGACAAATACTGCACCTGGCAACAACACCTTCCAAGGATTTTAAAGAggccacaaaaccaaaacatgaaCAGAAACATGAGCAGAcaccctctgctgcagcagaaatagcctttgaaaaaacagcagcagcgaAGATAACTAGTactaaatatttacatttaaaagcaaagtacGTATTCTACCAGATTTACTGTAGGGAGAAAGAAGGGCAagtgaagaaaaccaaaactgtgTGTGTGGGTATGCAGGATAGTGCTGGAAGAGGAAGGTGAAAGGAAGGGGACAGTAAAGTACTAACCCAAGAAAATTTAGACATCAGTTAAATTTGAGTATGAGCCAATATCACATGCTAAATAACTGCATGACACTTAAGAGCAAAATAACAGTTTTAGTTGTTTTCTTATGTTAACTTATTTGGATTTATTTGAACTTTAAATCTGAACTTCCTGGATTCATAGTGTAAATTTTAGGGATGATTAGAATAAAATCTACAGGCAGTGATTATCATCTAGAATGTCTGAGACTTCTCTAGCACAGAATACAAGGCCAACTGTCTGTATCTGCTGACCACTAATTTTTAAGGGTGTAAGCAAAAATGGCAGTATTTTACTAAAACACAGTTGTTTATCATGTGCGTACAGCTGACACTGAAAGCagacttttggggttttttttaaaaaaaaaaggtcttgagAGGAGATGAGTGCAAATCAAATTATTCAGTCTTTTCATTTGCTGGGTTTTGACAAACATTTATTAATGCAAGTCTCAGCaacaaaattttttatttcagtattttcaaccAGAAGGAATGTTATAGCTCTACACCACAAAGCCTGTATGATACACACTTCTTGTTTACCCTATTTTCACACTGCTTTGTGTATCAAACATACTCAGAAACAATCTGTATAGATGGCTCCACCATCTCCACTTTGGAGACAGCACAGCCCAAAAAACTGTTAGCCTGCTCCACTCCCCCCTAAATTATTCCATCTGTAAAGcacaaataacaaaatatatttttgcttctaaGAGCTTCACTTATCTGCAGAAAAATAGAACTGCTTAAGAGTGAGCTAGTTAGATTATGAAAGGGTCCAAGCACACACCCGCACATTCTGGACCTCCCAACAAATCTGTGAGGAGGAAGCATTCACAATTTGATCCAACTAAAAAGGAGCCAGATAGCATTCAAGAAAAGGAGATCCATCCTATCCAAAACACTGAATGCCTGCTCATTCTTCTCTCTAGAACAGGATGAGAAGGACAGAGGTGTAGCTATGAAACACTTCTCTAAGTAGTGGGACACATTAAGAATGAACCTTGCAAACACTGCaaaatttcagaacaaaacttaaaaggcttttttttttcccccccaaaacatAGTGAAAACAGCATACAGAGCTTGAATATCCACAGCACAAACCGAAAAACAAAGGGAGTTCATTCAATCTACAGTGCTTTTGTTAAGGTGTTCAGAGAATTTAGTGCATTCTTTTTAGAACTAAGCTTGGAAACTatattccatttttcattttattagaaAACTAAACTGTATGAggcaaagaaacatttcagcaaACACACAACAGTGAAAACATGGCACTGACAAGGCATTTAACCCAACCATTATCACAAACTCTGATTCAGGATTCTCTGTTGCTTTCAGTCAAGTATACATCATTTCTGCCATGTGAGACATTTTCTTGGGAATATATAAGTAGTATTCCATGTATCCCGAAAGATCTTCAATAGTCACGTCATCCACAAAGGCTCGAGCTTGCTCAGAACAAGATCTAGGAGAACCTGATGAGGCTGTCCCACAAGGGGATCTATTCTGAAGAGCCTGGGCATGGACTCCTAGGACTGCCTTTTCGCATTCTGACAGGACGCTCCGTAAGCCAGAGAAAGAGTACACTTCCATGGTTCGCCACTGCTTGCACTGGCATTTCTTGTCCGTACAAGGGCACTGCTTGCCATTGCTAAGCATGGATAAGGACTGGAAATCTGAGGTTTGGCTACAATGCAAGCTAGTTTCAAAGGATGAGGAGAGAGTAGGGTAATTCTCTCTTGACTTCTCCAAAGGCTCTTCGGCGGTGAAAGCTTCCAAAGGTTCAGTTCTGTCATCACCGGCCTCAAAGTGAGAATCATGCCTGTCCTTCGTACCGTGTTCTGCTGTAACAAAAATGTCTGAACTGATACTGCCCTTTGACGTGTCTGCCTGCGTTTTGTGTTTCAGCTGGTTGTTGGCTTTCATATTGCAATACGTAAACTTGGGAGGATGCAGGACGGGAGACTTGGAGCGCCTGCGACGTGGGgctcttgctgatcctctgGAAGGCTTTCTCACACACCTGCAGGGTTATAACAGGTAAGCAAGTAGGTAACTCCAGAATCTACACCATAGCTAAATAAGCTCTAAAATGTGGCTAAAAACgtttcagaagattttttttttttctgcttagaaaAATCAGGTGACTAGTCACTTACAACCTCTGAGAGGAACAGTGGAAGAGTCTGAAGAAACTGGGGCTCCCGCAAAGGAAAGACACATAGAAACACCCCTTTTTT from Pelecanus crispus isolate bPelCri1 chromosome 14, bPelCri1.pri, whole genome shotgun sequence includes:
- the LOC104035102 gene encoding oxidative stress-responsive serine-rich protein 1, translated to MDLEAKDEEEESLQTAFKKLRVDAAGCTAALSVGDGTILRMPTRAAMDGAKQQAVCSKEAWHGCVRKPSRGSARAPRRRRSKSPVLHPPKFTYCNMKANNQLKHKTQADTSKGSISSDIFVTAEHGTKDRHDSHFEAGDDRTEPLEAFTAEEPLEKSRENYPTLSSSFETSLHCSQTSDFQSLSMLSNGKQCPCTDKKCQCKQWRTMEVYSFSGLRSVLSECEKAVLGVHAQALQNRSPCGTASSGSPRSCSEQARAFVDDVTIEDLSGYMEYYLYIPKKMSHMAEMMYT